The bacterium genome window below encodes:
- a CDS encoding Nramp family divalent metal transporter, translating into MALNFKPRTWLTPRVKGFALFLALLGPGIITSNVDNDAGGIATYSICGARFGYAMLWAFIPITVFLIVVQEMGLRMGVVTGKGLSDLIRERFGVRVTFYLMFAMLVVNLGNTVAEFAGVAASLGIVGVSKYVSVPVAAAALWLLVVKWDYKRVEKVFLVACLVYVSYVVAGFIARPAWREVAASVAAPEISWDGAYLAMLVGLVGTTVAPWMQFYLQAAVVEKGVKISEYRLSRWDVVIGSVVVSVVAFFIVVVCGATLFPQGIVISDAVDAALALKPLAGRYASVLFGFGLLNASLFAASILPLATAFFISEAFGWEAGVDKKFAEAPGFYALYTAILAVGALAVLWPGAPLFKIMYWSQVVNGVALPAVIFFMLVLVNDRRLMGEYVNKPLQNIISGVTAVVLTALSIAMVVISVF; encoded by the coding sequence TTGGCTCTTAACTTCAAACCGCGCACCTGGCTTACGCCGCGCGTTAAGGGCTTCGCGCTCTTTCTGGCGCTGCTCGGCCCGGGCATCATCACGTCGAACGTGGATAACGACGCCGGCGGCATCGCGACGTATTCCATCTGCGGCGCGCGTTTCGGCTACGCCATGTTGTGGGCGTTCATCCCCATTACGGTTTTCCTTATAGTCGTCCAGGAGATGGGCCTCAGGATGGGCGTCGTAACGGGCAAGGGTTTGTCGGACCTCATCCGCGAGCGCTTCGGCGTACGCGTCACTTTTTATTTGATGTTTGCGATGTTGGTCGTCAACCTCGGCAACACCGTCGCGGAGTTCGCGGGGGTCGCGGCCAGCCTGGGGATAGTCGGCGTCAGCAAGTACGTCTCGGTGCCGGTGGCGGCGGCCGCGTTGTGGCTGCTCGTCGTCAAGTGGGATTATAAACGCGTCGAGAAGGTCTTCCTGGTAGCGTGCCTGGTGTACGTCTCGTACGTCGTGGCCGGGTTCATCGCCAGGCCGGCGTGGCGCGAGGTAGCGGCGAGCGTCGCGGCCCCCGAGATATCCTGGGACGGGGCGTACCTGGCGATGCTGGTCGGCCTGGTGGGGACGACGGTCGCGCCGTGGATGCAGTTCTACCTCCAGGCGGCGGTCGTCGAAAAGGGCGTAAAGATCTCGGAATACCGCCTTTCAAGATGGGACGTCGTCATCGGCTCGGTGGTAGTGAGCGTGGTCGCGTTCTTTATCGTCGTCGTATGCGGCGCGACGTTGTTCCCGCAGGGTATCGTGATAAGCGACGCCGTCGACGCGGCGTTGGCGCTCAAACCGCTCGCCGGGCGATACGCGTCGGTCTTGTTCGGCTTCGGCCTTTTGAACGCGTCGCTCTTCGCGGCGTCCATCCTGCCGCTCGCGACGGCGTTCTTCATATCGGAGGCGTTCGGCTGGGAGGCGGGCGTCGACAAGAAGTTCGCGGAGGCGCCCGGGTTCTACGCGCTCTACACCGCCATCTTGGCGGTGGGGGCCTTGGCGGTGCTATGGCCCGGCGCGCCGCTCTTCAAGATAATGTACTGGTCGCAGGTCGTGAACGGCGTCGCCCTCCCGGCGGTAATCTTCTTCATGCTCGTGTTGGTAAACGACCGGCGCTTGATGGGGGAGTACGTGAACAAGCCGTTACAAAATATCATTTCGGGCGTTACGGCCGTGGTCTTAACGGCGTTATCCATCGCCATGGTAGTAATCTCGGTTTTCTAA
- a CDS encoding CBS domain-containing protein: protein MDVFIFMTDIIGKALRASDGRRLGEVVDCAADGREQYPRVGYFVCRQRRPRGKVRVPWEAIGRMERDGVFLREGEPALFERFERRLGEVLLVADLWDKQVVDMNGAKVERVNDIHLLNTNRDLRVIHADVGVRGILRRLNVLRPFDAVTTWLFDYTVKERFVNWRYVQPLGEQLVGSPLQLNVAGQRLSRLHPADLADIIEELPQPERAAVFAAFDDEKAAEILEEVDEPELAVDLLETVGEERAGDIIEEMDPDEAADVLAELDETQAQKLIGAMEDAELADDLRELLDHEEGTAGSIMTTEYVAVKPDETVAAAFKRIKASEDVEAYSYVYVVNDDDVLVGVFSLRDALSAKRTTPAAELASERVVAAKLDDRPERVFELFGKYGFATLPVVDDDGKLKGVVTLYDAVAAMYPDFEKE, encoded by the coding sequence ATGGACGTCTTCATATTTATGACCGACATAATCGGCAAGGCGCTGCGCGCGTCCGACGGGCGGCGGCTCGGTGAAGTCGTCGATTGCGCGGCGGACGGCCGCGAGCAATATCCCCGCGTCGGCTACTTCGTATGCCGGCAACGGCGGCCGCGCGGCAAGGTCAGGGTCCCGTGGGAAGCGATAGGCCGTATGGAACGCGACGGCGTATTCCTCCGCGAGGGCGAGCCGGCCTTGTTCGAACGGTTCGAGCGGCGCCTGGGCGAGGTGCTGCTGGTGGCGGACTTGTGGGACAAGCAGGTCGTAGACATGAACGGCGCCAAAGTGGAACGCGTTAACGATATCCACTTGTTGAATACGAACCGCGATTTACGCGTAATCCACGCCGACGTCGGCGTGCGGGGGATACTGCGGCGGCTGAACGTACTGCGGCCCTTCGACGCCGTTACGACGTGGTTGTTCGATTACACCGTCAAAGAGCGGTTCGTCAATTGGCGCTACGTCCAGCCCCTCGGCGAGCAGCTGGTAGGGAGCCCTTTGCAGCTCAACGTCGCCGGCCAGCGGCTGAGCCGGCTGCACCCCGCCGACCTGGCCGACATCATCGAGGAGCTGCCGCAACCCGAGCGCGCGGCCGTCTTCGCCGCCTTCGACGACGAGAAAGCGGCCGAGATATTGGAGGAGGTCGACGAGCCCGAGTTGGCGGTCGACCTGCTCGAGACGGTGGGCGAGGAACGCGCGGGCGACATCATCGAGGAGATGGACCCCGACGAGGCGGCGGACGTGCTGGCCGAGCTGGACGAAACGCAGGCCCAGAAGCTCATCGGCGCGATGGAGGACGCGGAGCTCGCCGACGACCTGCGCGAGCTGCTGGACCACGAGGAGGGGACCGCCGGTTCCATAATGACGACGGAGTACGTGGCCGTGAAACCGGACGAAACGGTGGCGGCCGCGTTCAAACGGATTAAGGCGTCGGAGGACGTCGAGGCGTACAGTTACGTGTACGTGGTTAACGACGACGACGTTTTGGTGGGCGTCTTCTCGTTGCGCGACGCGCTGTCGGCGAAGCGCACGACCCCCGCGGCCGAGCTCGCGAGCGAACGGGTGGTCGCGGCGAAATTAGATGACCGGCCCGAGCGCGTCTTCGAGCTTTTCGGGAAGTACGGCTTCGCGACGCTGCCGGTGGTAGACGACGACGGCAAGCTCAAGGGCGTCGTAACGCTGTACGACGCCGTGGCGGCGATGTATCCGGATTTCGAGAAGGAGTAG
- a CDS encoding aldehyde dehydrogenase family protein has translation MAHHFKNYIAGEWVPAKSGKTVENRNPADQDDLVGVFPDSAAGDLDEAVAAARDAYGRWRKVPAPARALKIQRAGELMRERKEEISRQMTREMGKVVAETRGDTQEGIDTAFYMAGEGRRLFGITTPVELPSKFGMAVRRPIGVAGLITPWNFPMAIPTWKVFPALIAGDTVVLKPATYTPATVCELGLILEEAGVPSGVFNIVCGSGSTVGEAILGHPDVDVISFTGSSAVGRRINEVGGKSLKRVSLELGGKNAQIVLADADLELALEGVLWGAYGTAGQRCTATSRLILEKKIHDKFVKMLVDAAAALKLGNGLDESVQVGPLVSAAQRETVHSYVEVGKEEGAELALGGEFYEEGECKKGFFYKPTVFLGVKPTMRIAREEIFGPVLSVLKVGDADEAIRVLNDSSYGLSSSIYTRDVNLAFKAVEDIEAGITYVNGPTIGAEVHLPFGGVKDTGNGHREGSFTVFDIFTEWKSVYFDYSGKLQRAQIDVGE, from the coding sequence ATGGCTCATCACTTTAAAAATTATATCGCCGGCGAATGGGTACCGGCGAAATCCGGTAAAACGGTCGAGAATCGTAACCCGGCCGACCAGGACGACCTGGTCGGCGTGTTTCCCGACTCGGCGGCGGGGGATTTGGACGAAGCGGTGGCGGCCGCCCGCGACGCGTACGGCCGGTGGCGGAAGGTCCCGGCGCCGGCCCGGGCGTTAAAGATACAGCGGGCGGGCGAACTTATGCGCGAGCGTAAGGAGGAGATATCCCGCCAGATGACCCGCGAAATGGGCAAGGTCGTCGCGGAGACGCGCGGCGATACGCAGGAGGGCATAGACACCGCGTTCTATATGGCGGGCGAGGGTAGGCGGCTCTTCGGTATAACGACGCCGGTCGAGCTGCCGAGCAAGTTCGGTATGGCGGTTCGGCGGCCTATCGGCGTCGCGGGCCTCATTACGCCGTGGAACTTCCCGATGGCCATTCCTACCTGGAAAGTGTTTCCGGCTCTTATCGCCGGCGATACGGTCGTCCTTAAGCCCGCCACCTATACGCCGGCGACGGTGTGCGAATTGGGTTTAATCTTGGAAGAAGCCGGCGTTCCGTCGGGCGTATTCAATATCGTGTGCGGCTCCGGGTCGACGGTGGGCGAGGCGATACTGGGCCATCCGGACGTCGACGTAATATCGTTCACCGGCTCGAGCGCCGTAGGCCGGCGCATCAACGAGGTGGGCGGAAAAAGCCTCAAGCGAGTGTCGCTCGAGCTCGGCGGCAAGAACGCGCAAATCGTCCTCGCCGACGCGGACCTGGAGCTGGCTCTCGAGGGCGTATTGTGGGGCGCCTACGGTACCGCGGGACAGCGGTGCACCGCCACCAGCCGCCTGATACTCGAGAAAAAAATACACGATAAGTTCGTGAAGATGCTCGTCGACGCCGCGGCGGCGTTGAAGCTCGGCAACGGCCTGGACGAATCGGTCCAGGTGGGCCCGCTGGTAAGCGCCGCGCAGCGCGAGACGGTCCATTCGTACGTCGAGGTGGGGAAGGAGGAAGGAGCGGAGCTCGCGTTGGGCGGTGAATTCTACGAGGAGGGCGAGTGTAAGAAGGGCTTCTTCTACAAGCCCACCGTCTTCCTGGGGGTAAAGCCGACGATGCGGATCGCCCGCGAGGAGATATTCGGGCCCGTGCTGTCGGTTCTCAAGGTCGGCGACGCCGACGAGGCTATCCGCGTGCTGAACGATTCCTCGTACGGCCTCTCGAGCTCGATATACACCCGCGACGTTAACCTGGCCTTCAAGGCCGTCGAAGACATCGAGGCCGGCATCACGTACGTCAACGGCCCCACCATCGGCGCGGAAGTCCACTTGCCCTTCGGCGGCGTCAAGGATACCGGCAACGGCCACCGCGAGGGGTCCTTTACGGTGTTCGATATCTTCACGGAGTGGAAATCCGTATACTTCGACTATTCCGGAAAGCTGCAGCGGGCGCAGATAGACGTCGGGGAATAA
- a CDS encoding GAF domain-containing protein gives MRVHGTTSRAELLPLATSGLAEYFGAEACAIVSREGTDQLEIALSTGPSGKYRQLSSPVADENVATRALRSGRVLNLPSASADDLAGLPLVKGYAGGSVLAVPLKSADGVTGVTVLVKGAEAGAFSPEDEAESRSFADEIAATLTAISGRENLSAELDRLKWENKQLRLVIESAPALSSAQDLQTPLERLLQETRKGIPFDKGAVYFYDEKSDAVKQLATVGYTPEEAQLITETFRESLAYQALQDNETAYVVDVSAAAGGLMTAETSVGSSLAVPIAVGETAFGVITLGSDVRGAFEKEDVTFVEALAACAASAVENARRLEGERKRALQLSLINEIGKKALLSASTRELYKEIAAAIKDKFNYYNVAIFSVDAREDELFLETIVGGYANYLPVGYRQRRSDGLVGAAVEAKRTILVNDVTKDDRFLAANPSLTETKSELCVPVIGRGGAAVAAVIDIQSRRTGAFEESDTLVLATLADQVGVIIENAGLLREERQRASEIALIGDLGKEILAAHDVPALLRKASAAIRRHFKYFNVAAFLVDPDDVQTIIGSVVEGAYEKALERPPRIKLGEGFIGWAAEKGEVAFSNDATNDPRYAPDPIPGDTRSEIAVPIKIGDRVVGVLDVQENAKDALTKHDLDLLRTFADQLAVAIQNVKLLTDEQKATHNAETLLHIGHIVSQTPDLEKSLEFLVEETRTIMDADASALILLDDAKGPKQFKASAGLSEESEKLLSSGEINVGGHPIFEEAAARNKPVFLADVGPTDDKVKGDLLPGLTARSLAVAALKKKNRVLGFLLSIWQTPRPAVSESDLALFEGIAFQAAIGVENLLYLENVKRQTDYLAILSSIAADASRLPPFDELLDAALEKIRSFAGLDAGVVHLYDAKRRSLVLTATASVDDEKSKSWEGLADIGGERAAALLTEDTITRERPAEADPFGLPARDAEGPASYVSLPLVAKREVLGRLTLFSGRERTFLAEDIDLLKTICDQLAVFIENAQLFAQNASRMKELVTLLDTSKTLSSSLDTEEIIYNIAQKVKDLIGTDACTVFLLDRDAGVLEPIVSLTAYPEEVMKIRLKLGEGITGHVALTGVGEYVNDAGLDHRSLEVPGTPYEERESLLCVPLISREEVIGVMTLGRLGGEVFTDRDLQLVTLFAGQVAGSIENARLFDRVLSSISIAEEHRRKLDAIFASIADAIVVTDMGLRVVEVNPAAEKMLGRQAESIINHHVRSIIETPTLHETFEKASAMLQDKDVAEFELALTPPGGGGKTGYYRVLVNAVANQAGERVGYVATFRDVTESKELTFLKENFIANVSHELRTPLTSIIGSAELIIADDKAGTFPYSQFVRIIDKEARRLRELVDSILDFSLLESRRLELNLEYVEINDLAAETTQKYQPMADRNGISLEFDPGKSIPGTYADPNLVRSALANLIKNAIQFNSAGGRVRVSTGARDGDVALAVADDGPGIPQDQLMTIFSTFYQVDGSSTRAVGGTGLGLTIAKRAAESHGGRIDVSSEVGVGSTFTILLPLRTEPTAETE, from the coding sequence ATGCGGGTTCACGGTACGACGTCGCGGGCCGAATTGCTGCCGCTCGCGACGAGCGGCCTGGCCGAATACTTCGGCGCCGAAGCGTGCGCCATCGTCTCGCGCGAGGGCACCGACCAACTCGAAATCGCGCTCTCAACCGGGCCTTCCGGGAAATACCGTCAACTCTCTTCGCCGGTCGCAGACGAAAACGTCGCCACTCGAGCGCTGCGCTCGGGGCGCGTCTTGAACCTGCCGTCGGCGTCCGCGGACGACCTCGCGGGGCTTCCCCTCGTCAAGGGTTACGCCGGCGGCTCGGTATTGGCCGTACCGTTAAAATCGGCGGACGGCGTAACCGGCGTAACCGTCTTGGTAAAAGGAGCCGAAGCCGGCGCCTTTTCGCCGGAAGACGAAGCCGAAAGTCGGTCCTTCGCCGACGAAATCGCGGCGACGCTAACCGCGATTAGCGGGCGCGAGAATTTGTCCGCCGAACTCGACCGCCTGAAATGGGAGAACAAACAACTCCGCCTCGTCATAGAATCCGCTCCCGCCCTATCCTCGGCCCAAGACCTGCAGACGCCGTTGGAACGGCTCCTGCAAGAAACAAGAAAGGGCATCCCGTTCGACAAAGGCGCCGTATACTTTTACGACGAGAAGAGCGACGCCGTAAAGCAACTGGCCACCGTCGGCTACACGCCGGAAGAGGCGCAACTCATAACCGAGACTTTCCGAGAGAGCCTGGCCTACCAGGCCCTGCAGGATAACGAAACGGCCTACGTCGTCGACGTCTCCGCCGCGGCCGGCGGCCTGATGACCGCCGAAACGAGCGTTGGTTCCTCCCTCGCCGTCCCCATAGCCGTCGGCGAAACCGCCTTCGGCGTTATCACGCTGGGGAGCGACGTACGGGGCGCCTTCGAAAAAGAGGACGTAACCTTCGTAGAAGCGCTCGCGGCTTGCGCGGCGTCCGCCGTCGAAAACGCCCGCCGCTTGGAGGGCGAGCGGAAGCGCGCGCTCCAACTAAGTCTCATAAATGAGATCGGCAAAAAAGCCCTCCTCAGCGCATCCACGCGCGAGTTATATAAAGAAATAGCGGCCGCCATAAAGGACAAATTCAATTACTACAACGTCGCCATATTCTCGGTCGACGCGCGCGAAGACGAGCTGTTCCTCGAGACCATAGTAGGGGGTTACGCCAACTACCTTCCGGTAGGTTACCGTCAGCGTCGCAGCGACGGCCTCGTCGGCGCCGCGGTCGAAGCGAAACGCACAATACTGGTCAACGACGTAACAAAAGACGACCGATTCCTCGCGGCCAACCCGTCGTTGACGGAAACCAAGTCCGAGCTGTGCGTACCGGTAATCGGTCGCGGCGGGGCGGCGGTAGCGGCCGTGATAGATATCCAAAGCAGGCGCACCGGCGCTTTCGAGGAAAGCGATACGCTGGTATTAGCGACGCTGGCCGACCAGGTCGGCGTGATAATCGAAAACGCCGGCTTGCTGCGCGAGGAACGGCAGCGGGCGAGCGAGATAGCGCTCATCGGAGACCTCGGTAAAGAAATACTCGCGGCGCACGACGTACCGGCCCTGTTGCGGAAGGCGTCGGCGGCCATAAGGAGACACTTTAAATATTTCAACGTGGCGGCCTTCCTGGTAGACCCGGATGACGTTCAGACCATTATCGGCAGCGTCGTCGAGGGGGCGTACGAGAAAGCGCTCGAAAGGCCGCCGCGCATCAAACTCGGCGAGGGCTTTATCGGCTGGGCCGCGGAGAAGGGTGAAGTGGCGTTCTCCAACGACGCGACCAACGACCCGCGCTACGCACCCGACCCCATCCCCGGCGATACCCGCTCCGAAATCGCCGTCCCCATCAAAATCGGCGACCGCGTCGTGGGCGTTCTCGACGTCCAGGAAAACGCCAAAGACGCGCTGACCAAACACGACCTGGACCTCCTGCGGACCTTCGCGGACCAACTCGCGGTCGCCATCCAGAACGTAAAGCTACTCACCGACGAACAAAAGGCTACCCACAACGCCGAAACCCTCCTCCACATCGGCCACATAGTAAGCCAAACGCCCGACTTGGAGAAATCATTAGAGTTCCTCGTCGAGGAGACGAGGACCATTATGGACGCCGACGCGTCGGCGTTAATTCTCCTCGACGACGCGAAAGGACCCAAACAATTTAAAGCGTCGGCCGGCCTGTCCGAAGAAAGCGAAAAACTCCTCAGCTCGGGCGAAATCAACGTGGGGGGCCACCCCATATTCGAGGAGGCGGCGGCCAGAAACAAACCGGTATTCCTGGCCGACGTCGGCCCGACGGATGATAAGGTAAAAGGCGACTTGCTACCGGGCCTAACCGCCCGGTCGTTAGCCGTCGCGGCCCTAAAAAAGAAAAATCGCGTTTTGGGTTTTCTACTGTCTATTTGGCAAACGCCCCGCCCGGCCGTTTCGGAATCGGACCTCGCGTTATTCGAGGGCATCGCCTTCCAAGCCGCCATCGGCGTCGAAAACTTGCTGTACCTTGAAAACGTTAAAAGACAAACCGACTACCTCGCCATCCTGAGCTCGATCGCCGCCGACGCCAGCCGGCTGCCGCCGTTCGACGAACTGCTGGACGCCGCCCTCGAAAAAATACGTTCCTTCGCCGGACTCGACGCCGGCGTCGTCCACTTATACGACGCGAAACGCCGTTCGTTGGTCTTAACCGCGACCGCGAGCGTCGACGACGAAAAATCGAAAAGTTGGGAGGGACTCGCGGACATCGGGGGCGAACGCGCCGCGGCCTTATTGACCGAGGATACGATAACGCGGGAGCGTCCGGCGGAGGCCGACCCCTTCGGCCTTCCGGCCCGCGACGCCGAGGGGCCGGCGTCGTACGTCTCGCTCCCCCTGGTCGCCAAGCGAGAAGTGCTCGGCAGGCTGACGTTGTTCTCCGGAAGAGAGAGGACGTTCCTCGCCGAGGATATCGACCTGCTCAAAACTATATGCGACCAGCTGGCCGTCTTTATCGAGAACGCTCAACTCTTCGCTCAAAACGCCAGCCGTATGAAAGAGTTGGTAACTTTATTGGATACCTCCAAAACGTTATCTTCTTCGCTCGACACCGAGGAAATCATCTATAACATCGCCCAAAAAGTTAAAGACCTTATCGGTACGGACGCGTGTACCGTGTTCCTGCTGGACCGGGACGCCGGCGTCCTCGAGCCCATAGTCAGTCTGACCGCGTACCCCGAGGAGGTAATGAAAATACGGCTGAAACTGGGAGAGGGCATTACCGGCCACGTGGCGCTAACCGGCGTAGGCGAATACGTCAACGACGCCGGCCTGGACCACCGCTCGCTGGAAGTCCCCGGCACCCCGTACGAGGAAAGGGAATCGCTGTTGTGCGTGCCGTTGATTTCCCGCGAAGAAGTCATCGGGGTTATGACGCTGGGGCGTTTGGGGGGCGAGGTCTTCACCGACCGCGACCTACAACTCGTTACCCTCTTCGCCGGGCAGGTCGCGGGTTCGATCGAGAACGCCCGCCTTTTCGACCGCGTATTGTCGTCGATATCGATCGCCGAAGAGCACCGGCGCAAATTGGACGCCATCTTCGCGAGCATCGCGGACGCCATCGTCGTTACCGACATGGGCCTGCGCGTCGTCGAGGTCAACCCCGCGGCCGAGAAGATGCTGGGGCGGCAAGCGGAGAGCATCATCAACCACCACGTACGCTCGATTATCGAAACCCCTACGCTCCACGAGACGTTCGAAAAGGCAAGCGCCATGCTGCAGGACAAGGACGTGGCGGAATTCGAACTCGCGTTAACCCCGCCGGGCGGGGGCGGCAAGACCGGTTATTACCGCGTGTTGGTCAACGCCGTCGCCAACCAGGCCGGCGAAAGGGTCGGGTACGTCGCGACGTTCCGAGACGTCACGGAATCCAAAGAGCTGACGTTCCTCAAAGAGAACTTCATCGCCAACGTGAGCCACGAGCTGCGGACGCCGCTCACGTCGATAATCGGGAGCGCCGAACTCATAATCGCCGACGACAAAGCCGGCACCTTTCCCTACTCCCAATTCGTACGCATCATCGACAAAGAGGCGCGCCGGCTGCGCGAGCTGGTAGACAGCATCCTCGACTTCTCTCTCTTGGAATCGAGACGGTTGGAGTTGAACCTCGAGTACGTAGAAATCAACGACCTCGCCGCCGAGACGACCCAAAAGTACCAACCGATGGCGGACCGGAACGGCATTTCGCTGGAATTCGACCCGGGTAAAAGCATCCCCGGCACGTACGCCGACCCGAACCTGGTCCGAAGCGCGCTCGCGAACCTGATAAAAAACGCCATTCAGTTCAACTCGGCGGGAGGCCGCGTGCGCGTATCGACCGGGGCCCGGGACGGCGACGTGGCGCTCGCCGTCGCCGACGACGGGCCCGGCATCCCCCAAGACCAACTCATGACCATCTTCTCGACGTTCTACCAAGTGGACGGCTCCAGCACGCGCGCGGTGGGCGGAACGGGCCTCGGCCTAACGATCGCGAAAAGGGCCGCCGAATCCCACGGCGGCCGCATCGACGTCTCGTCGGAAGTGGGGGTCGGCTCGACCTTCACCATCCTCCTGCCGCTTCGAACCGAACCTACCGCCGAAACCGAATAA